The following proteins are encoded in a genomic region of Flammeovirga pectinis:
- a CDS encoding TlpA family protein disulfide reductase: MKITKKFLLKELKSWGIFVAIIGTLYFTGLLTDVAGTLQRFVVATGIVNADTEQGISGKADYNWVLKEFESGKQVKLSDFKGKMIFLNIWASWCPPCIAEMPSIQSLYDQLKNREDVVFILLNVDEDKMKASKFLKRKDYTFPIYQKVTSVPSIFYSNSIPSTYVINKDGEVIYNHQGLANYDSESFINMLTSD, from the coding sequence ATGAAAATCACTAAAAAATTTCTTTTAAAGGAGTTGAAGTCTTGGGGAATATTTGTAGCTATAATTGGTACACTTTATTTTACGGGACTATTAACAGATGTAGCAGGAACTTTACAACGTTTTGTTGTAGCTACAGGTATTGTAAATGCTGATACAGAGCAAGGTATTTCTGGTAAAGCAGATTATAATTGGGTACTCAAAGAATTTGAATCAGGCAAACAAGTAAAATTATCTGATTTTAAAGGTAAAATGATCTTTCTAAATATATGGGCATCTTGGTGTCCTCCATGTATTGCAGAGATGCCAAGTATTCAATCTCTTTACGATCAATTAAAAAATAGAGAAGATGTAGTCTTTATTTTATTGAATGTTGATGAGGATAAAATGAAGGCAAGTAAATTTTTAAAAAGAAAAGATTACACCTTTCCTATTTATCAAAAAGTAACTTCTGTACCATCAATTTTCTACAGTAATTCCATACCTTCAACCTATGTAATAAATAAAGATGGAGAGGTAATTTATAAT